In Bactrocera oleae isolate idBacOlea1 chromosome 3, idBacOlea1, whole genome shotgun sequence, a genomic segment contains:
- the spz4 gene encoding protein spaetzle 4, which produces MEYINMDKRFKISKTLITNIIFLLVFIVAISTTTAGFGFDSANSCSTQGTKLSRRGRAQMLATIPCDLTRQAYCHLPGSAYPWHAVRRFVHENHGLMKRMYGDVKHISVLRDEILNNEIDVDDVEVAAERYSKEPHRARAAKYMQAPREEFSSIKNNDVVMEPHFRPVSSTTTTTTALPDETGSTTSEVTVVEAKMEAEERPVKIPNGALRRRINGNPNGGGHRRRINVYVNRNRPTHSSLRRRTTTTTTTAEPPPLVENVEQPEELVLHEETILEIPEDDGNLASNSVYEIPTLQDASINMGDNIQIVESPQLGQMQKPLTEERNHSETATISTTLKVVSTLATKMRPAAGAIPASPAPVAPTPLQQQLKPQVERQRPGQQPTQKLKLQQVNKPLPTNADTSAIKESSILKSKPTNESERTQSATAIAPVYNNNNSTATQALKAAYDDTDVTTDTDNEPTLSSIGATNAATDITATVTATATAAATLASNAQLKYELTKNKYQYNNGENKADLPAVTTIEQTPSTTDATRFTSTQAELSSAAKTTSSPSVATTGAEAAPSAPHTELFASEKIQRPQLAPLQTAQAAPTQTTPVSATAAASTKPVLRDGQLYQDALKQEVKPGPNMRGINACPVKEEVVAPFWANNTRGEVLALLNLYPFEQYVHWEKCTHENRQMYCREGCRCEQQYRLHRLLAYDPHNECRGIFSDWFRFPSCCICKCYGIPSEFRATSRSPRSERMDDFETMAEERDFDDDNDDAQAADSMESVKDQQSQHPLDVAEQLVRQAIYEHATEDWYRPKDEFDFYEG; this is translated from the exons ACAAATATCATCTTTCTTTTGGTCTTCATCGTCGCCATCAGTACAACGACTGCGGGTTTCGGTTTTGATTCGGCCAACTCGTGTAGCACACAAGGAACTAAACTATCGCGACGTGGAAGAGCACAAATGTTAGCCACCATACCGTGCGATCTGACACGACAAGCCTACTGTCATCTACCCGGTTCGGCATATCCTTGGCATGCAGTACGTCGTTTTGTGCACGAAAACCATGGACTCATGAAACGCATGTATGGCGATGTGAAACATATTTCAGTGTTGCGCGACGAGATACTCAACAACGAGATCGATGTGGATGATGTCGAAGTGGCCGCCGAACGTTACTCGAAGGAGCCGCATAGAGCACGCGCGGCCAAATATATGCAAGCACCGCGCGAGGAATTTAGTAGTATTAAAAACAATGATGTGGTGATGGAACCGCATTTTCGACCGGTCTcctcaacaacaactacaacgacAGCCTTACCGGACGAAACTGGCAGTACAACCAGTGAGGTTACCGTAGTGGAAGCGAAAATGGAAGCCGAAGAACGTCCAGTGAAAATTCCGAACGGCGCACTAAGACGTAGAATTAACGGCAATCCAAATGGTGGTGGACATAGACGACGCATCAATGTTTATGTTAACCGTAATAGACCGACACATTCGTCGTTACGCCGACGCACGACTACAACAACTACCACAGCAGAACCGCCGCCACTAGTGGAAAATGTAGAACAACCTGAAGAGTTAGTGTTACACGAAGAAACTATACTCGAAATACCCGAAGACGATGGTAATCTTGCATCGAACAGTGTCTACGAGATACCCACACTACAGGACGCGTCAATAAATATGGGCGACAACATACAGATCGTCGAATCACCACAACTCGGACAAATGCAAAAACCATTGACAGAAGAAAGAAATCATTCCGAGACAGCCACCATATCGACCACACTTAAAGTGGTTTCCACGCTGGCAACCAAGATGAGACCGGCAGCCGGTGCAATACCGGCCTCACCGGCGCCGGTGGCGCCCACAccactgcaacaacaacttaaACCACAAGTGGAACGTCAACGACCTGGCCAACAGCCAACACAAAAACTCAAACTGCAACAAGTGAATAAACCGCTGCCAACAAATGCCGATACGAGCGCCATAAAAGAAAGTTCGATATTAAAATCAAAACCAACCAACGAAAGTGAACGTACACAAAGCGCCACGGCAATAGCACCCgtgtacaataacaacaacagcaccgcAACACAAGCCTTGAAAGCGGCGTACGACGATACAGACGTCACAACAGACACCGATAATGAGCCGACGCTGTCAAGCATTGGCGCTACGAACGCCGCAACGGACATCACAGCAACCGTAACGGCAACAGCGACGGCAGCCGCAACATTAGCAAGCAATGCACAGCTGAAATATGAGctgactaaaaataaatatcaatataataacGGTGAGAATAAAGCCGATCTGCCGGCAGTGACAACAATCGAACAGACACCATCAACCACAGACGCAACGAGGTTTACATCTACGCAAGCCGAACTGTCTTCGGCTGCTAAGACTACAAGCTCGCCAAGTGTGGCAACAACCGGTGCAGAGGCAGCACCGTCAGCTCCACACACTGAACTGTTTGCCAGTGAGAAAATTCAGAGACCACAATTGGCGCCGCTACAAACAGCGCAAGCTGCGCCAACGCAGACTACGCCAGTCAGTGCTACAGCGGCTGCGTCAACGAAACCAGTGCTGCGCGATGGCCAATTGTATCAAGATGCGCTAAAGCAAGAGGTGAAACCGGGTCCCAATATGCGCGGCAT taatGCCTGTCCCGTAAAGGAAGAAGTGGTCGCGCCCTTTTGGGCCAACAATACACGCGGTGAGGTGTTGGCACTCCTAAATCTCTACCCCTTCGAGCAGTATGTGCATTGGGAGAAATGCACGCATGAAAATCGACAGATGTATTGTCGAGAGGGTTGCCGCTGTGAACAACAATATCGTCTACATCGTTTATTAGCCTACGATCCGCACAATGAATGTCGCGGCATATTCTCCGATTGGTTTCGTTTTCCCTCATGCTGTATCTGTAAATGCTATGGCATACCGTCAGAGTTTCGCGCCACATCGCGTAGTCCACGTTCCGAACGTATGGATGATTTTGAGACTATGGCTGAAGAAAGGGATTTCGACGATGATAATGATGACGCGCAAGCAGCAGATTCAATGGAATCGGTAAAAGACCAACAGTCGCAACATCCGCTTGATGTTGCTGAGCAATTGGTGAGACAAGCGATCTACGAACATGCAACCGAGGATTGGTATCGACCTAAGGATGAGTTCGATTTTTATGAAGGTTAG